A single genomic interval of Musa acuminata AAA Group cultivar baxijiao chromosome BXJ3-4, Cavendish_Baxijiao_AAA, whole genome shotgun sequence harbors:
- the LOC135634868 gene encoding sucrose-phosphate synthase-like isoform X2 — MAGNEWINGYLEAILDSGGAVADDQKVSSPVSVRDGGDHFNPTKYFVEEVVTGVDETDLHRTWIKVVATRNSRERSTRLENMCWRIWHLTRKKKQLEWENVQRTANRRWEREQGRRDATEDMSEELSEGEKGDTVGELTQGETPRKKLQRNFSDIQSWSDDEKERKLYIVLISLHGLVRGENMELGRDSDTGGQVKYVVELARALSMMPGVYRVDLFTRQITSPEVDWSYGEPTEMLTSGSYDAEGNDVGESTGAYVIRVPCGPRDTYLRKELLWPYLQEFVDGALAHILNMSKVLGEQIGGGHPVWPYVIHGHYADAGDVAALLSGALNVPMVLTGHSLGRNKLEQLLKQGRQSKQDIDATYKIMRRIEAEELSLDAAELVITSTRQEIDEQWGLYDGFDVKLERVLRARARRGVNCHGRYMPRMVVIPPGMDFSSVAIQEDTADADGDLKDLIGADGASPRAVPPIWSEVMRFFTNPHKPMILALSRPDPKKNITTLVKAFGECRPLRELANLTLIMGNRDDIDEMSTGNASVLTTVLKLIDKYDLYGLVAYPKHHKQSDVPDIYRLGAKTKGVFINPALVEPFGLTLIEAAAHGLPMVATKNGGPVDIHRALNNGLLVDPHDQQAIADALLKLVAEKNLWHDCRKNGWRNIHLFSWPEHCRTYLSRVAACRMRHPQWKTDTPTDEALVEEESFGDSIWDVHESSLRLSMDGERSSLGGSLEYDPAEVGKVAGEGDPEMQDQVKRILSKINRQAPKPQGGISNSNNQNEVSGPTINKYPLLRRRRRLFVIAADCYDSSGGPDRKMLQLIQEVFKAIRSDSQMSKISGFALSTAMSISQVLSLLKSGKIPATDFDALICSSGSEVYYPGTAQCMDAEGKLCADPDYATHIEYRWGYDGVKRTLVKLMTSQNAQDNKKSTSIIEEDVQSSNPHCVSFVVKDSAEARPVDDLRQKLRMRGLRCHLMYCRSSTRLQVVPLLASRSQALRYLFVRWGLNVGNMYVIVGERGDTDYEELVSGYHKTVIMKGMVEKGSEELLRTAGSYHKEDTVPGHSPLVVFANKGIVAEEIMRALKEASKAASGM, encoded by the exons ATGGCAGGAAACGAATGGATCAATGGGTACCTGGAGGCGATACTGGACAGCGGCGGGGCTGTCGCGGATGACCAGAAGGTGTCGTCGCCGGTGAGCGTGAGGGACGGCGGCGACCATTTCAATCCGACCAAGTACTTCGTGGAGGAGGTCGTCACCGGCGTCGACGAGACCGACCTCCACCGGACGTGGATCAAGGTGGTGGCGACGCGAAACTCCCGGGAGAGGAGCACCAGGCTCGAGAACATGTGCTGGCGCATCTGGCACCTCACTCGGAAGAAGAAGCAG TTGGAGTGGGAGAATGTTCAAAGAACAGCCAACCGGCGATGGGAGCGGGAGCAAGGACGAAGAGATGCCACTGAGGACATGTCAGAAGAACTATCAGAAGGCGAAAAGGGTGACACAGTGGGTGAATTGACGCAAGGTGAAACACCTAGGAAAAAGTTACAGAGGAACTTCTCTGATATCCAGTCCTGGTCTGATGATGAGAAAGAGAGAAAGCTCTATATTGTGCTCATCAG TTTGCATGGCTTGGTTCGTGGAGAAAACATGGAACTAGGAAGGGACTCAGACACAGGTGGTCAG GTGAAGTACGTGGTGGAGCTTGCTCGAGCACTCTCTATGATGCCAGGGGTCTATAGGGTTGACCTTTTCACTCGTCAGATAACATCCCCTGAAGTGGACTGGAGCTATGGGGAGCCAACAGAGATGCTAACCTCAGGCTCCTACGATGCAGAGGGGAATGATGTTGGGGAGAGTACCGGAGCTTATGTCATTCGTGTACCTTGTGGTCCGAGGGATACATATCTGCGCAAAGAACTGCTTTGGCCCTACCTACAAGAGTTTGTAGATGGAGCTTTAGCTCACATTCTCAATATGTCTAAGGTGTTGGGGGAACAGATTGGTGGGGGACATCCTGTCTGGCCGTATGTGATTCATGGCCATTATGCTGATGCTGGAGATGTCGCTGCTCTTCTTTCGGGTGCCTTGAATGTTCCCATGGTTCTTACGGGCCATTCATTGGGGAGGAACAAACTAGAACAACTTCTTAAGCAAGGTCGACAATCTAAGCAGGATATCGATGCGACATACAAGATAATGAGGCGCATAGAAGCTGAGGAGCTCTCCTTGGATGCAGCTGAGCTTGTTATAACAAGCACAAGGCAAGAGATTGATGAGCAGTGGGGACTCTATGATGGCTTTGATGTCAAACTCGAGAGAGTGCTGAGAGCTCGCGCTCGACGGGGGGTCAACTGCCACGGCCGCTACATGCCAAGGATGGTG GTCATCCCTCCTGGGATGGATTTCAGTAGTGTAGCAATTCAAGAAGACACAGCTGATGCTGATGGAGATTTAAAAGATCTCATTGGTGCAGATGGGGCTTCACCTAGGGCAGTTCCACCGATATGGTCTGAG GTTATGCGTTTCTTCACAAATCCTCACAAACCTATGATTTTGGCTCTATCAAGACCTGACCCTAAGAAGAACATCACTACCCTTGTGAAAGCCTTTGGAGAATGCCGTCCGTTGAGAGAGCTTGCAAATCTT ACATTAATCATGGGGAACAGAGACGACATAGACGAGATGTCGACCGGCAATGCTAGTGTGCTCACAACAGTGTTAAAACTAATTGACAAGTATGATCTGTATGGACTTGTGGCTTACCCAAAGCATCACAAGCAGTCTGATGTTCCAGATATCTACAGGCTTGGTGCGAAAACAAAG GGAGTGTTCATAAATCCAGCTCTTGTCGAGCCATTCGGTCTTACCTTAATTGAG GCAGCTGCTCATGGACTGCCGATGGTGGCCACAAAAAATGGAGGTCCTGTCGATATTCATAGG GCATTGAATAACGGGCTGCTTGTGGATCCACATGATCAGCAAGCCATTGCTGATGCGCTGCTAAAACTAGTTGCAGAGAAGAACCTGTGGCATGACTGCAGGAAAAATGGGTGGCGGAACATTCATCTCTTTTCGTGGCCCGAGCACTGCAGGACATACCTTTCTAGAGTAGCGGCATGCAGGATGAGACATCCACAATGGAAGACCGACACTCCAACAGACGAGGCGCTCGTGGAAGAGGAGTCATTTGGAGACTCCATATGGGATGTGCACGAGTCATCTCTTAGGCTTTCCATGGATGGCGAGAGAAGCTCCCTCGGTGGTTCCCTCGAGTATGACCCGGCCGAGGTTGGGAAAGTTGCAGGAGAGGGTGACCCGGAGATGCAAGATCAAGTGAAGAGAATTTTGAGCAAGATAAATCGACAGGCACCGAAACCACAGGGTGGTATCAGTAACAGCAACAACCAAAATGAGGTCTCAGGACCTACCATTAACAAGTATCCTCTTCTCCGAAGGCGTAGGCGACTGTTTGTGATAGCTGCTGATTGTTACGATAGCAGCGGAGGTCCTGACAGGAAAATGTTGCAGCTGATACAGGAAGTCTTCAAGGCTATCAGATCAGATTCTCAGATGTCCAAGATTTCTGGTTTTGCTCTCTCAACTGCTATGTCCATCTCGCAGGTTCTAAGCCTATTAAAGTCGGGGAAGATCCCAGCCACAGATTTTGATGCTCTGATCTGTAGCAGCGGCAGCGAAGTGTATTATCCCGGCACAGCTCAGTGCATGGATGCAGAAGGAAAGCTATGTGCAGATCCTGATTACGCCACGCACATCGAATACCGCTGGGGATATGATGGTGTGAAGCGGACTTTAGTGAAGTTAATGACCTCTCAAAATGCTCAAGATAACAAGAAGTCCACTAGCATCATAGAGGAAGACGTCCAATCCAGCAATCCTCATTGTGTCTCTTTCGTGGTCAAGGATTCGGCCGAG GCAAGGCCGGTCGATGATCTTCGTCAGAAGCTTAGAATGCGTGGACTTCGATGCCATCTTATGTACTGCAGAAGCTCCACAAGGTTGCAGGTTGTCCCTCTGCTAGCATCCCGATCTCAAGCACTGAG GTACTTATTTGTCCGCTGGGGTCTAAATGTGGGGAACATGTACGTGATCGTCGGAGAAAGAGGTGATACGGATTATGAGGAGCTCGTATCGGGATACCACAAGACGGTGATCATGAAAGGGATGGTGGAGAAAGGCTCGGAAGAGCTACTGAGAACCGCAGGGAGCTACCACAAGGAAGACACGGTTCCAGGGCATAGCCCCCTTGTGGTCTTCGCCAACAAAGGCATCGTGGCGGAGGAGATCATGAGGGCACTGAAAGAAGCATCAAAAGCTGCATCTGGAATGTGA
- the LOC135634868 gene encoding sucrose-phosphate synthase-like isoform X1, with amino-acid sequence MAGNEWINGYLEAILDSGGAVADDQKVSSPVSVRDGGDHFNPTKYFVEEVVTGVDETDLHRTWIKVVATRNSRERSTRLENMCWRIWHLTRKKKQLEWENVQRTANRRWEREQGRRDATEDMSEELSEGEKGDTVGELTQGETPRKKLQRNFSDIQSWSDDEKERKLYIVLISLHGLVRGENMELGRDSDTGGQVKYVVELARALSMMPGVYRVDLFTRQITSPEVDWSYGEPTEMLTSGSYDAEGNDVGESTGAYVIRVPCGPRDTYLRKELLWPYLQEFVDGALAHILNMSKVLGEQIGGGHPVWPYVIHGHYADAGDVAALLSGALNVPMVLTGHSLGRNKLEQLLKQGRQSKQDIDATYKIMRRIEAEELSLDAAELVITSTRQEIDEQWGLYDGFDVKLERVLRARARRGVNCHGRYMPRMVVIPPGMDFSSVAIQEDTADADGDLKDLIGADGASPRAVPPIWSEGPFLQVMRFFTNPHKPMILALSRPDPKKNITTLVKAFGECRPLRELANLTLIMGNRDDIDEMSTGNASVLTTVLKLIDKYDLYGLVAYPKHHKQSDVPDIYRLGAKTKGVFINPALVEPFGLTLIEAAAHGLPMVATKNGGPVDIHRALNNGLLVDPHDQQAIADALLKLVAEKNLWHDCRKNGWRNIHLFSWPEHCRTYLSRVAACRMRHPQWKTDTPTDEALVEEESFGDSIWDVHESSLRLSMDGERSSLGGSLEYDPAEVGKVAGEGDPEMQDQVKRILSKINRQAPKPQGGISNSNNQNEVSGPTINKYPLLRRRRRLFVIAADCYDSSGGPDRKMLQLIQEVFKAIRSDSQMSKISGFALSTAMSISQVLSLLKSGKIPATDFDALICSSGSEVYYPGTAQCMDAEGKLCADPDYATHIEYRWGYDGVKRTLVKLMTSQNAQDNKKSTSIIEEDVQSSNPHCVSFVVKDSAEARPVDDLRQKLRMRGLRCHLMYCRSSTRLQVVPLLASRSQALRYLFVRWGLNVGNMYVIVGERGDTDYEELVSGYHKTVIMKGMVEKGSEELLRTAGSYHKEDTVPGHSPLVVFANKGIVAEEIMRALKEASKAASGM; translated from the exons ATGGCAGGAAACGAATGGATCAATGGGTACCTGGAGGCGATACTGGACAGCGGCGGGGCTGTCGCGGATGACCAGAAGGTGTCGTCGCCGGTGAGCGTGAGGGACGGCGGCGACCATTTCAATCCGACCAAGTACTTCGTGGAGGAGGTCGTCACCGGCGTCGACGAGACCGACCTCCACCGGACGTGGATCAAGGTGGTGGCGACGCGAAACTCCCGGGAGAGGAGCACCAGGCTCGAGAACATGTGCTGGCGCATCTGGCACCTCACTCGGAAGAAGAAGCAG TTGGAGTGGGAGAATGTTCAAAGAACAGCCAACCGGCGATGGGAGCGGGAGCAAGGACGAAGAGATGCCACTGAGGACATGTCAGAAGAACTATCAGAAGGCGAAAAGGGTGACACAGTGGGTGAATTGACGCAAGGTGAAACACCTAGGAAAAAGTTACAGAGGAACTTCTCTGATATCCAGTCCTGGTCTGATGATGAGAAAGAGAGAAAGCTCTATATTGTGCTCATCAG TTTGCATGGCTTGGTTCGTGGAGAAAACATGGAACTAGGAAGGGACTCAGACACAGGTGGTCAG GTGAAGTACGTGGTGGAGCTTGCTCGAGCACTCTCTATGATGCCAGGGGTCTATAGGGTTGACCTTTTCACTCGTCAGATAACATCCCCTGAAGTGGACTGGAGCTATGGGGAGCCAACAGAGATGCTAACCTCAGGCTCCTACGATGCAGAGGGGAATGATGTTGGGGAGAGTACCGGAGCTTATGTCATTCGTGTACCTTGTGGTCCGAGGGATACATATCTGCGCAAAGAACTGCTTTGGCCCTACCTACAAGAGTTTGTAGATGGAGCTTTAGCTCACATTCTCAATATGTCTAAGGTGTTGGGGGAACAGATTGGTGGGGGACATCCTGTCTGGCCGTATGTGATTCATGGCCATTATGCTGATGCTGGAGATGTCGCTGCTCTTCTTTCGGGTGCCTTGAATGTTCCCATGGTTCTTACGGGCCATTCATTGGGGAGGAACAAACTAGAACAACTTCTTAAGCAAGGTCGACAATCTAAGCAGGATATCGATGCGACATACAAGATAATGAGGCGCATAGAAGCTGAGGAGCTCTCCTTGGATGCAGCTGAGCTTGTTATAACAAGCACAAGGCAAGAGATTGATGAGCAGTGGGGACTCTATGATGGCTTTGATGTCAAACTCGAGAGAGTGCTGAGAGCTCGCGCTCGACGGGGGGTCAACTGCCACGGCCGCTACATGCCAAGGATGGTG GTCATCCCTCCTGGGATGGATTTCAGTAGTGTAGCAATTCAAGAAGACACAGCTGATGCTGATGGAGATTTAAAAGATCTCATTGGTGCAGATGGGGCTTCACCTAGGGCAGTTCCACCGATATGGTCTGAG GGACCATTCCTGCAGGTTATGCGTTTCTTCACAAATCCTCACAAACCTATGATTTTGGCTCTATCAAGACCTGACCCTAAGAAGAACATCACTACCCTTGTGAAAGCCTTTGGAGAATGCCGTCCGTTGAGAGAGCTTGCAAATCTT ACATTAATCATGGGGAACAGAGACGACATAGACGAGATGTCGACCGGCAATGCTAGTGTGCTCACAACAGTGTTAAAACTAATTGACAAGTATGATCTGTATGGACTTGTGGCTTACCCAAAGCATCACAAGCAGTCTGATGTTCCAGATATCTACAGGCTTGGTGCGAAAACAAAG GGAGTGTTCATAAATCCAGCTCTTGTCGAGCCATTCGGTCTTACCTTAATTGAG GCAGCTGCTCATGGACTGCCGATGGTGGCCACAAAAAATGGAGGTCCTGTCGATATTCATAGG GCATTGAATAACGGGCTGCTTGTGGATCCACATGATCAGCAAGCCATTGCTGATGCGCTGCTAAAACTAGTTGCAGAGAAGAACCTGTGGCATGACTGCAGGAAAAATGGGTGGCGGAACATTCATCTCTTTTCGTGGCCCGAGCACTGCAGGACATACCTTTCTAGAGTAGCGGCATGCAGGATGAGACATCCACAATGGAAGACCGACACTCCAACAGACGAGGCGCTCGTGGAAGAGGAGTCATTTGGAGACTCCATATGGGATGTGCACGAGTCATCTCTTAGGCTTTCCATGGATGGCGAGAGAAGCTCCCTCGGTGGTTCCCTCGAGTATGACCCGGCCGAGGTTGGGAAAGTTGCAGGAGAGGGTGACCCGGAGATGCAAGATCAAGTGAAGAGAATTTTGAGCAAGATAAATCGACAGGCACCGAAACCACAGGGTGGTATCAGTAACAGCAACAACCAAAATGAGGTCTCAGGACCTACCATTAACAAGTATCCTCTTCTCCGAAGGCGTAGGCGACTGTTTGTGATAGCTGCTGATTGTTACGATAGCAGCGGAGGTCCTGACAGGAAAATGTTGCAGCTGATACAGGAAGTCTTCAAGGCTATCAGATCAGATTCTCAGATGTCCAAGATTTCTGGTTTTGCTCTCTCAACTGCTATGTCCATCTCGCAGGTTCTAAGCCTATTAAAGTCGGGGAAGATCCCAGCCACAGATTTTGATGCTCTGATCTGTAGCAGCGGCAGCGAAGTGTATTATCCCGGCACAGCTCAGTGCATGGATGCAGAAGGAAAGCTATGTGCAGATCCTGATTACGCCACGCACATCGAATACCGCTGGGGATATGATGGTGTGAAGCGGACTTTAGTGAAGTTAATGACCTCTCAAAATGCTCAAGATAACAAGAAGTCCACTAGCATCATAGAGGAAGACGTCCAATCCAGCAATCCTCATTGTGTCTCTTTCGTGGTCAAGGATTCGGCCGAG GCAAGGCCGGTCGATGATCTTCGTCAGAAGCTTAGAATGCGTGGACTTCGATGCCATCTTATGTACTGCAGAAGCTCCACAAGGTTGCAGGTTGTCCCTCTGCTAGCATCCCGATCTCAAGCACTGAG GTACTTATTTGTCCGCTGGGGTCTAAATGTGGGGAACATGTACGTGATCGTCGGAGAAAGAGGTGATACGGATTATGAGGAGCTCGTATCGGGATACCACAAGACGGTGATCATGAAAGGGATGGTGGAGAAAGGCTCGGAAGAGCTACTGAGAACCGCAGGGAGCTACCACAAGGAAGACACGGTTCCAGGGCATAGCCCCCTTGTGGTCTTCGCCAACAAAGGCATCGTGGCGGAGGAGATCATGAGGGCACTGAAAGAAGCATCAAAAGCTGCATCTGGAATGTGA
- the LOC135634869 gene encoding glycine-rich RNA-binding protein 4, mitochondrial-like, with amino-acid sequence MAFCSKLGGLIRQGLVRNGVAGGPNEAMHLLNSARYMSSTKLFVGGLSFGTDDQSLKEAFNSFGNVVEARVITDRDTGRSRGFGFVNFDSDASASEALSGMDGQELNGRNIRVSYANDRPSGGPRGGFGGGFGGSGGFGGSSGGYGGGSAGRNDY; translated from the exons ATGGCATTTTGCAGCAAACTTGGTGGCTTAATTAGGCAAGGACTTGTGAGAAATGGAGTAGCTGGTGGACCAAATGAAGCTATGCATCTTCTTAACTCTGCACgctatatgtcatcaacaaaactttTTGTAGGAG GTCTCTCCTTTGGTACTGATGACCAATCCCTTAAGGAGGCATTTAACAGCTTTGGGAATGTGGTTGAAG CAAGAGTTATTACCGATAGAGACACTGGAAGATCGAGGGGATTTGGGTTTGTAAACTTTGATAGTGATGCATCAGCTAGCGAAGCTTTGTCTGGCATGGATGGTCAG GAATTAAATGGCCGGAACATTCGGGTAAGCTATGCTAATGATCGACCTAGCGGTGGGCCTCGAGGTGGGTTTGGTGGTGGTTTTGGTGGCAGCGGCGGTTTTGGCGGCAGCAGCGGTGGCTACGGTGGTGGATCTGCAGGCCGGAATGACTATTGA